In the Clostridium sporogenes genome, one interval contains:
- a CDS encoding ABC transporter substrate-binding protein: MKRKKLTLLSLFTIFIFSLTLFTGCNNKKEESEKLTKVKLNEVVRSVFYAPMYVAINEGIFKEEGIEIELSTGQGADKTMQQVLSKSADIGFCGPEQIIYIYNQKREDYPILFAQLTQSDGSFLVGKNKEENFKWESLKGKKIIGGRPGGMPEMALEYVLKNNGIDPKSDVELITNIAFTAAAGAFKSGDSDYVALFEPTASTIEKEDAGSIVASIGESAGNIPYTCYFSTKSYMEKNPETIQKFTNAIYKAQKWIDKHSEEEIAKSIISFFPGAKEDIIANVIKNYKKINAFASTPTLKEENLNKLMDIIQSYDKELIPQKPEFNKIVNTKFGEKAEETIK, from the coding sequence ATGAAAAGAAAAAAATTAACTTTACTTTCTTTATTTACCATATTTATTTTTTCACTAACTTTATTTACTGGATGCAATAATAAAAAAGAAGAAAGTGAAAAATTAACAAAAGTAAAATTAAATGAAGTAGTTCGTTCTGTTTTCTATGCGCCTATGTATGTAGCTATAAATGAAGGTATTTTCAAGGAAGAAGGAATAGAAATAGAACTTTCTACTGGTCAAGGCGCTGACAAAACTATGCAACAAGTTTTAAGTAAAAGTGCAGATATAGGATTTTGTGGTCCAGAACAAATAATTTATATTTATAATCAAAAAAGAGAAGATTATCCTATATTATTTGCTCAATTAACACAATCTGATGGTTCTTTTTTAGTAGGAAAAAATAAAGAAGAAAATTTTAAATGGGAATCTTTAAAGGGCAAAAAAATAATAGGTGGAAGGCCTGGTGGTATGCCTGAAATGGCTTTAGAATATGTATTGAAAAATAATGGTATAGATCCTAAATCAGATGTAGAACTTATTACAAATATAGCTTTTACAGCTGCTGCTGGTGCTTTTAAATCAGGTGACTCTGATTATGTAGCCTTATTTGAACCTACTGCCAGTACGATTGAAAAAGAAGATGCAGGAAGTATAGTAGCATCTATAGGTGAATCTGCTGGAAATATACCTTATACTTGTTATTTTAGTACAAAATCTTATATGGAAAAAAATCCAGAAACAATTCAGAAATTCACGAATGCTATATATAAAGCACAAAAATGGATAGATAAACATAGTGAAGAAGAAATCGCAAAATCTATAATTTCTTTCTTCCCTGGAGCTAAAGAAGACATAATTGCAAATGTTATTAAAAATTATAAAAAAATAAATGCTTTTGCAAGCACTCCTACTTTAAAAGAAGAAAATTTAAATAAATTAATGGATATAATTCAAAGTTATGATAAAGAATTAATACCTCAAAAACCTGAATTTAACAAAATAGTAAATACTAAATTTGGTGAAAAAGCTGAGGAAACTATAAAATAA
- a CDS encoding ABC transporter ATP-binding protein produces the protein MAVIETNNLVRNYKLNGSNLNEGTEVKVIKGLDLLVEEGEFIAIMGKSGCGKTTLMKLLGFIDKPTSGEIIFKGRSARQLNKDEVADIRRKEIGFVFQDFYLMDSLSVKENIMLPMILEGEETNKMLSATEGLAKHFEISHLLNKNIYELSGGEKQRVAICRALINEPDLILADEPTGNLDSKSAQIVIDSLMNINKDMKKTIILVTHDAQIASYCKKVIFLKDGTIIGNINKEHKKEEFYNDIIRMTKKL, from the coding sequence ATGGCAGTGATAGAAACAAATAATTTGGTTCGTAATTATAAATTAAATGGAAGTAATCTGAATGAGGGCACCGAGGTAAAGGTAATAAAAGGATTAGATTTGCTTGTTGAAGAAGGAGAGTTTATTGCGATTATGGGGAAGTCCGGTTGTGGAAAGACAACCTTAATGAAACTACTTGGATTTATTGATAAACCTACATCTGGTGAGATTATTTTCAAAGGGAGGAGTGCAAGGCAGCTTAATAAAGATGAAGTTGCAGATATTCGAAGGAAAGAAATTGGTTTTGTGTTTCAAGATTTCTATTTGATGGATAGTCTAAGTGTAAAGGAAAATATTATGCTCCCAATGATTTTGGAGGGAGAAGAGACAAACAAAATGTTAAGTGCAACGGAAGGACTGGCCAAGCATTTTGAAATTAGTCATTTGTTAAATAAAAATATTTACGAATTATCTGGAGGAGAAAAACAGCGAGTAGCCATATGTAGAGCGTTGATTAATGAACCAGATTTAATATTGGCAGATGAGCCAACGGGTAATTTAGATTCTAAATCTGCACAAATTGTAATAGATAGCTTGATGAATATTAATAAAGATATGAAGAAGACAATAATACTTGTAACCCATGATGCTCAGATTGCTAGTTATTGTAAAAAAGTAATATTCTTAAAGGATGGAACTATTATAGGTAATATTAATAAAGAGCATAAAAAGGAAGAGTTTTATAACGATATTATTAGAATGACAAAAAAATTATAG
- a CDS encoding valine--tRNA ligase, which yields MSETREMAKTYDPKEFEERLYKNWEQKSYFTPEVDEDKKPYTIVLPPPNITGKLHLGHALDDTLQDILMRTKRMQGYSTLWLPGQDHASIATEVKVENELLKEGIVKKEIGRETFLEKVWEWTDEYRGKIRNQVKKLGCSLDFTRERFTMDEQLDKAVKHFFVKLYNEGLIYQGNRITNWCPKCKTALSDAEIEYSEHEGHFWHIKYPVVGSDEYLEIATTRPETMLGDTAVAVNPKDERYAHLVGKTLMLPLVNREISIVADDYVDMEFGTGAVKITPAHDPNDYQVGKRHNLPEINVMFDDGRINYEETRYHEMDRYEARKAIVEDLKNEGFLVKIKEHNHNVSCHDRCNTVIEPIISKQWFVKMDELAKPAIEVVKNKNVKFVPERFEKTYFNWMENIQDWCISRQLWWGHRIPVWYCKDCGEVIVATEEPTKCPKCNSEKLQQDNDVLDTWFSSALWPFSTLGWPDKTPDLKYFYPNNTLVTGYDIIFFWVARMVFSGLYCMDDIPFDTVLIHGIVRDSEGRKMSKSLGNGVDPIEVIDEYGADALRFTLVTGNAPGNDIRYYPERVESARNFANKIWNASRFVLMNLDKDLMDKYKDNKNYTIADKWILSRLNTVVKEVTENIEKFELGIASQKIYDFIWGEFCDWYIELVKPVLYGEDEQSKGIAFNVLHKVLETSLQLLHPIMPFITEEIYTHLYTEYESIVISKWPEYDENLKDEKSEKDMEYIIEAIKSIRNVRTEMNVPPSRKAKLMICLTENEAERSFKEGEVYFEKLASASEVSFLENKETSDKNVAVVTRGAEIFIPLLELVDIEKEMERLNKEKEKLEKEIDRVEKKLSNEKFVSKAPESVVNEEREKGEKYRAMLKSVLESLESLK from the coding sequence ATGTCAGAAACAAGAGAAATGGCAAAAACTTATGATCCTAAAGAGTTTGAAGAAAGACTTTATAAAAATTGGGAACAAAAATCATATTTTACACCAGAGGTAGATGAAGATAAGAAGCCATATACTATAGTATTACCACCACCTAATATAACAGGAAAGCTTCATTTAGGTCATGCGTTAGATGATACACTTCAAGATATATTAATGAGAACAAAAAGAATGCAAGGCTACAGTACTTTATGGTTACCAGGTCAAGATCATGCTAGTATTGCTACAGAAGTTAAAGTTGAAAATGAATTGTTAAAAGAAGGTATAGTAAAAAAGGAAATAGGAAGAGAAACCTTTCTTGAAAAAGTATGGGAATGGACAGATGAATATAGAGGTAAAATAAGAAATCAAGTTAAAAAATTAGGTTGTTCTTTAGATTTTACAAGAGAAAGATTTACTATGGATGAACAATTAGATAAAGCAGTAAAACACTTTTTTGTAAAATTATATAATGAAGGTTTAATTTATCAAGGTAACAGAATAACAAACTGGTGTCCAAAATGTAAAACAGCATTGTCTGATGCAGAAATAGAATATAGTGAACATGAAGGACATTTTTGGCATATAAAATATCCAGTAGTAGGTAGTGATGAATATTTAGAAATAGCTACTACAAGACCAGAAACAATGCTTGGAGATACAGCAGTAGCTGTTAATCCAAAGGATGAAAGATATGCTCACTTAGTAGGAAAAACTCTTATGTTACCATTAGTTAATAGAGAAATATCTATAGTTGCTGATGATTATGTAGATATGGAATTTGGTACAGGAGCAGTTAAAATAACTCCAGCTCATGATCCTAATGATTATCAAGTAGGTAAAAGACATAACTTGCCAGAAATTAATGTAATGTTTGATGATGGAAGAATTAATTATGAAGAAACTAGATATCATGAAATGGATAGATATGAAGCTAGAAAAGCTATAGTAGAAGATTTAAAAAATGAAGGTTTCTTAGTAAAAATAAAAGAGCATAATCATAATGTAAGCTGTCATGATAGATGTAATACAGTAATAGAACCTATAATTTCAAAACAATGGTTCGTAAAAATGGATGAACTTGCAAAACCAGCTATAGAAGTAGTAAAAAATAAAAATGTTAAGTTTGTACCAGAAAGATTTGAGAAAACTTATTTCAACTGGATGGAGAATATTCAGGATTGGTGCATATCAAGACAATTATGGTGGGGACATAGAATTCCTGTTTGGTATTGTAAAGATTGCGGTGAAGTTATAGTAGCTACTGAAGAACCAACAAAATGTCCAAAATGTAATAGTGAAAAATTGCAACAAGATAATGATGTTTTAGATACTTGGTTTAGTTCAGCTCTATGGCCTTTCTCAACTCTAGGTTGGCCAGATAAAACACCAGATTTAAAATATTTTTATCCTAACAATACATTAGTAACAGGATATGATATTATATTCTTCTGGGTAGCTAGAATGGTATTCTCAGGACTTTATTGTATGGATGATATTCCATTTGATACAGTATTAATCCATGGTATAGTTAGAGATTCAGAAGGAAGAAAAATGTCTAAGTCTTTAGGAAACGGTGTAGATCCAATAGAAGTAATAGATGAATATGGTGCAGATGCTTTAAGATTTACATTAGTAACAGGAAATGCTCCAGGAAATGACATAAGATATTATCCTGAAAGAGTAGAATCTGCAAGAAACTTTGCTAATAAAATATGGAATGCATCTAGATTTGTTCTTATGAACTTAGATAAAGATTTAATGGATAAATATAAAGATAATAAAAATTATACTATAGCTGATAAATGGATATTATCAAGATTAAACACAGTGGTTAAAGAGGTTACAGAAAATATAGAAAAATTTGAGCTTGGAATAGCTTCTCAAAAGATCTATGACTTTATATGGGGAGAATTCTGTGATTGGTATATAGAACTTGTAAAACCAGTATTATATGGAGAAGATGAACAATCAAAAGGAATAGCGTTCAATGTACTTCATAAAGTATTAGAAACTTCATTACAATTATTACATCCTATAATGCCATTTATAACAGAAGAAATATATACTCATTTATATACAGAATATGAATCAATAGTTATATCAAAATGGCCAGAATATGATGAAAATTTAAAAGATGAAAAATCAGAAAAAGATATGGAATATATTATAGAAGCTATTAAATCTATAAGAAATGTTAGAACAGAAATGAACGTTCCACCTTCTAGAAAAGCTAAATTAATGATTTGTTTAACAGAAAATGAAGCGGAAAGATCCTTTAAAGAAGGAGAAGTTTATTTTGAAAAGTTAGCTTCAGCTTCAGAAGTTAGTTTCTTAGAAAATAAGGAAACATCAGATAAAAATGTAGCTGTAGTTACAAGAGGTGCAGAAATATTTATACCATTATTAGAATTAGTAGATATAGAAAAAGAAATGGAAAGATTGAATAAGGAAAAAGAAAAATTAGAAAAAGAAATAGATAGAGTAGAAAAGAAATTATCTAATGAAAAATTTGTATCTAAAGCGCCAGAATCTGTAGTTAATGAAGAAAGAGAAAAAGGTGAAAAATATAGAGCGATGCTTAAATCTGTACTTGAAAGTTTAGAATCATTAAAATAA